The proteins below come from a single Macrobrachium nipponense isolate FS-2020 chromosome 17, ASM1510439v2, whole genome shotgun sequence genomic window:
- the LOC135196048 gene encoding uncharacterized protein LOC135196048, which translates to MDTHAKLLHGGCYSVLSELRKCFFIPKHFSVIKNAIKQCVPCHRFNTRSVRLNQNSYREFRSSPPAVPFSNILVDFIGPFNVKQGAEMMKVWILCFTCTWSRAINFKVCRDFSVKEYLRAFQLHVFEYGFPQLCVSDPGSQLVAGGNIITSFINDPDTKLYLESNGIEHVKFQQFFKGHSELGSLVESCVKLVKKLIFSAIKTWVLSLPDFEYLVCNVLHLANERPIAFKESLRETEADSCPEPITPEMLVKGYEIVSLNLIPDLEEVPDDPEWKMSSSPTEVIKDEYAKLRKVRHNLLEAYQNEFLSTLVAQAVDCKDRYRPVCHQKLGIGDIVLIKEPNTKTINFPLGIVKDIEENDLGETTGAIILKGKTRVVIKRHVTTLIPYLTVVPDASYHSDN; encoded by the coding sequence ATGGATACACATGCCAAATTATTGCATGGTGGTTGCTATTCTGTCCTATCTGAGCTTCGTAAGTGCTTTTTCATTCCTAAACATTTTTCTGTCATTAAGAATGCCATTAAACAATGTGTTCCATGCCACAGGTTCAACACAAGAAGCGTGAGATTGAACCAGAACAGTTATCGTGAATTTCGTTCTAGTCCCCCTGCTGTtccattttctaatattttggtTGATTTCATTGgaccatttaatgttaaacaGGGAGCTGAAATGATGAAGGTATGGATTTTGTGTTTCACCTGCACTTGGTCAAGGGCTATTAATTTTAAGGTCTGTCGAGATTTCAGTGTGAAAGAGTATTTGAGAGCCTTTCAATTACATGTTTTTGAATATGGATTCCCGCAGCTTTGTGTTAGTGATCCAGGCTCGCAGTTGGTGGCAGGAGGTAACATAATCACTAGCTTCATCAATGATCCTGACACTAAATTGTATTTGGAGTCTAATGGCATTGAGCATGTAAAGTTTCAGCAATTCTTTAAAGGCCATAGTGAGCTAGGATCACTTGTAGAGTCTTGCGTAAAATTGGTGAAGAAGcttattttttcagctattaaaaCTTGGGTACTTTCTTTGCCTGAttttgaatatttagtgtgtaatgtTCTTCATTTAGCTAATGAGAGGCCAATAGCCTTTAAGGAATCTTTGAGAGAGACTGAGGCAGATTCTTGTCCAGAGCCCATAACTCCAGAAATGTTAGTAAAGGGGTATGAGATAGTGTCCTTAAATTTAATTCCAGATTTAGAAGAGGTGCCTGATGATCCTGAGTGGAAGATGAGTAGCAGCCCTACAGAAGTAATAAAGGATGAGTATGCAAAACTTCGTAAGGTTAGGCATAATCTTCTAGAAGCTTACCAGAATGAGTTTTTAAGTACCCTGGTAGCTCAGGCTGTGGACTGCAAGGACAGATATAGACCAGTTTGTCACCAGAAGTTGGGCATTGGTGATATAGTACTCATCAAAGAGCCAAACACTAAAACCATTAATTTTCCATTGGGAATTGTGAAGGACATAGAGGAGAATGATTTGGGGGAAACTACTGGGGCTATTATACTTAAAGGGAAGACTCGTGTGGTGATTAAAAGACATGTTACTACTTTAATTCCTTATCTTACGGTAGTTCCGGATGCATCCTATCATTCAGATAATTAG